CTTTGGCCGTGCTGTTGGAGGAGTATGAGCAATGATGCTGTTTATACTTCAGGCTATAAAAACTGGGAGGAGGAAATTGTCAGGTCAAAGTTGCCTGGGAGCGGAGCAGCGTCGGCCGGCTACTAAATCTCGCTTGAGCTCTtagctttcttttctctctctctctctttgaagGGAAGCGGACGTGTGAGGCGATCTTCATCCTCCGTGCCACCGACGATCCCAGTGGTTGTCGCTGGATGTAACAGCAACTCCATGTGGAAGCTGCTGTCAGTTCCAGTGGAGGTGCTGTTACCTGCAGAGACCGACCGATTACCAAAGGTTGCCAAAGGTTGCCGTTGCCGATTGgagaaagtatttatttattaatttattttgacgCAATGGGCCACAAGGTGATGACCTATGAATTGACAGCCAGTGATTTCAACCATCTGCCTGTCAGTTCTGTAGGCCACTGCTGCGTTTGTTCCTCTGAGCCTTCACAGATTTGAAGCCGGTGACGTTTtaactcttttatttttgtcttttgtttttgtgaacttacaataaataaaatatacagttaTTTGTCCACGAGTCTTTTGTTTGTACGTTTCCCTTTTCTTCATGCAGTCTTTGAATGATGACTGATTATTAACCTCAGAGGGATCAGGTGACATTAGTGGAAAAGGTCTTATCACATATGGGCAACCTCACAGGGCGTCATGTCCCACCGGGGGTGTCACAAGAAAAAAGATCCGTTGCGACTTGAAATAGTTTCCTATCTCCTATGTGAATGTCCTCTTAATATTAAACCTACTTAATGATGCTACAGCTGCAGATTGAAGGCTACACTAAAGggttttttctctatttttaagTAATCTTGACCGTATTTAGTTCCTAAGACTATCTTGAACTTGGTTACTGTGCACTAAACTTTGATTCTTTCCAATACTGTTTgttaatataattaatttagtaaagttaattttagtttaattaaaaatatatttttagctttGTCTGAGATAAGAGTGGGACCCACGGCACCACTCATGTAAGAACTGCCACCGGATCCTCCTGGATAGCACATTTGTTCAGTTCCACCTAGAAAAATCTCTCAAATGTTAACATCGAGGATAAcagagtatttttaattttgtttttcttcattggTGAAAGAGAAAATATGCTAACAATGATTGCTATTGTGCAGACAAATGTTGTAAGAACTGATTCAAAAGTTATCATTAAAAAGTAGCAAGATAAGCGTGAAAATGAAACTCAGTTTCGTATCAATTTTATGTCGTGTTCTCATAATATATGATGTGGTAATAATTCAGCTAATGCGCTCTTTCTTTTCAGCCTGCAAACAAATCTGCTATCTTCATGAAGCAGCGATGATTTATGCAAACCGTCGAGTTGCTGCTTTTGCCCTCTGTGTTTCAGAGAAAAAGTAGCCACTTTAAAGCTGTCACAACTTTATTGGACTGCTCAGTCATACTCTGGATTATTAATAAACTGTGGGCTTGTTGTGTTCATAGAGTGCTCTCTGCAATTACTGTCACCCCCTAAGCCTTAATTAAAATCCTGTTGTTGCAGAAGGAACACCTCACACTCTCATGCTGGggattttacaaaaatacaacctttaatttgagtcCGTTTGATCAAACGGGGAGGTGTTCTCGCTTCGAGAACAAATTGATTCGTCAAAGTTTCTGCCATATTTAAGGTTACACTTAacaatttccacaaaaaaacagTCATGGGAAAAAATAAGGACTTTTCTACCCTGTGTGATTTTCAGACATAGATGCatatttaatagaaattttaacAATTGTGCACAAGGACGATCTAAACAACAGGTGTCagactccagtcctcaagggccgctgtcctgcagtttttagatgtgccacaggtacaaaacactggaatgaaatggcttaattacctcctccttgtgtagatcagttctccagagccttaatgacctaattattctgttcagctgtggtgcagcagaggcacatctaaaagttgcaggacagcggtcctcgaggactggagtttgacacccctgatctaaacaaacataaagacatactgtatgtcttaTGGTTTTTGGACAAATCAGTCTAAATTTGAGTTATTTGTACATCAGAAGAGATGTCATGTCTGGTATAAACCCAACAcagcaaaacaggaaaagaaaactcACACCTGTGAAGCACAGAGGTGGAAATGTGATGGTATGAACTCTAACACGTATCACAAACCGTTCAAGGAAAACATGACCTTGAAACATGTGTTGGACAGGATCTTGTGAAGTGacttgaaaccagatgtttaagGTGAGCCATGTTTATCTGTCAGAAGTCTGAATAGGTTTCCAAACACTTTCCTGCATGATCAGCCAGTGATGGGTTGAGTGGAGCGTAGGGTGATCAAACCCTTCACCTCATATAGCTTGAGTGTGTGTTTAGCTGCTACCACCAACCTAGGAAACCTCAACAAATTCCACTTTCACAAACATTGGCCATTTTTATGGATGCAGCCAGCGAAAATACAGTTGTAATAGAGTTGTACAGTTGAGTATGAAGTGTGAAGGGAGGGGTACACTGGCCCCCAGTGGAGCAACTTCCGCCCTGCACCTAGATGAGTGTAACCTGCGCAAAATAATCAACCCGTGTTTTATTTTGGCGGGTCAAACTGACAGCACACTATTAAGTTCCGGGTCAGAGGTGAACTCGGATCTCTTCAGGAAAGCATAAAGTGGGTAAGTGGGGGATAGAGTGGggttttaaatgttcagttgagaagacaaaagtaatgtttttttacaaataaaaaatttgggGTTGATAAAAAGTTGTATTTATATGGGAAAGAGTTAGAAATTGTTGACTGTTTTCGTTTTTTGGGAGCAGATTTTGATAAGAAACTAACTTGGGAAAATCACATATtatggagaaaagtaaaaaggttCTTAACATTATGAGGGTTGACATGGGGTGCAAGTTTTCaatcacttaaaaatgtttatgtgtcACTAATTCGGTCAAGAATAGATTATGGGGGTGTGGTGTATGGTTCAGCTGCtaaaactagataaaaaaaaatagatgataTTCAAGCCAGAGCATTGAGAATTTGTTTAGGGGCAGTTAAATCAACTCCATTATGTGCTTTACAGACAGGCCATTATGTATCAGAAGGCAACAAATAACGGTTAATTATTGGATAAATTTAAAAGGACATAATCAAGATCATCCAGTTAAGaaagtattagaaaattgtTGGGAAAGAGGCATTAATAACTTTGGGTGGGTTGGGGACGacagagcaaaaacatttaatgtatatAACAAAGAATTTAGTCCAACAGTATTGTGGCCTTTGAGACCTACATGGAcatggaaaaatattaatatagaCAGATCATTAAGGAaagaaatataacaaatattttataatcaaatgcagaataaatataatgaatatttgCAGATTTATACTGATGGTTCAAAagaatgtgaacaaaataaaaatgtaatattattttggaCTCCTGCTCATGTAGGCATTTTCTGCAATGAAAGAGCAGATAGGTTGGCTAAGgaagttattaaaaaagaagatgTTGATATGCCAGTAAagttatctaaatctgaaggcaaaagtaTAGTTTGGagagaaagcaagaaaatatggaaaattagGTGGGATAATAAATGGAAGGCATTTATATAGGATACAAAATGTAGTTGATGGTTTAAGGATTAGAGGAAAAATCAGGAGGGAGGAGATAATTGTAAATAGAATAAGAACCGGTcagagtttttttaaatgggacTCTTTTTAAGATGGGGAAACATCTTACTGGTTTATGTAGTTAGTGATACTGTAGAAACAatggaacatgtttttattagttgtagaaaatatgtaaatcaaagaagattattaaaaacGGAGTTAGGTTTTAATAGGGAATTGAAATTTGAGAATGTGGTCGATCAGTTAAATAGTATTGAGAGGGAAAAGAAGattttttcgtttttttaaaaaaatactgggATCATTATGAGAATTTGAGGTATAGATGTTAGGGTCCAATAGATGGCAGCAGTGCAACAATAATGGATGCAAGCTGCTGTTAAAatctgaagaagaagaactcgGATCTCCTGTGGCTAGCTGCTTGTGCTTGGCGTTTTCCAAAATCGTTGAAGAATACTGCTGGACCGAGCCAAATGAACACAGCCGAATGAttatattgtgtgttttctgacaACCTCTCGACGGTGAGTCGTTAATTTTacctactttgtgttttttaacaatAGAAATGCGGTAGCGACACGCCCACTCAAAATCTATGCATTGGCGACTTAAAAATGGTCTTATAGATTAAAAGATCAttctccttttctttattttgtggcCGAATAGAAGATATATTCTCAAAGTATTAAAtaagctattttatttttgtaaatttgacCTTTTTAGGATACCTTTAGTTACTTTTCAATGATTCTTTTGAGGGCCTATAGAACTCTGGAATTGGATCATTTATTTGGAGTTGCGcagcaaaccaaaaaaacaattcattgtTTATTGAAACAATACTGTCAGTTGTTTATTGAAACAATTGCCATTAGAGTGTAATTGACTCTAATGTCAGTTAAACTTAGATACAACTTGAAAGTGCACTTTAATTTGATCTGCAACTTAAAATTCATTTGAATTGAAATGCTTTATGGAATTTaggaattaattttattttgatgaatGTTTAGCTATTTTGGAtagcagtaaaatatttaaatgtgaatgctaattatgttttttttattttttatttatgacctttttaggtcaggttttttcccccccaccacCTGTTTCAACCCAGGATGGCGAGCTACTGGATCACCGCAGCTTTGCAGTAGTACTTTATTGAACCAAACTACTTTTCTTGTCCGGACCTATTGCCTTGGGTCATGGACTTTAAAACATTCTGATTATTGATTGATGGACCATTAATCACCCTGCATCAAAAAGAACGGACTTgaataagagagaaaaaaactcttGGGTGTCATCAgggtttattttgttgttgttgttgatttctTGTTGTGCTTGTTGTTTATACTTATaggaaaatattattattgcaaaatatatgaatttgaatacaataacttaaacttaCGTCCTGTCTGATGGTGTTTTATTCACACACACGGgctcctcagccgaacctttcggactgaattttaatgtatttggccgtagtcaggtgCCTTGCCTTAATTGGCGTTACATGAGctcttatttaattatttttaatgttttaagttctttttcccccaaaattaTTAGCTTGTTGTGCTCAAGGTTTATTCAGGAGACCTGGAAGCTGTAGATAGCTAAGATAAGCCCTAAGTAGTTCATCTGTATATCATATGGCTCAGGCAAAGGCTGGTAATTAAAACCCTCAAGTGcacatttaccattttaaagtCATTAAATCCAAATCAGAAGGTTTCTATTCCCGTTGGTTAGTGGCTACCATACCACTTGTCAGGGAAAGTGGTATATGAATAATGCAAACACAATTTGTCAAGAATAGTTATAAATAACCCAGGTTACTTTTGATGCACCACATTACTACTAAATTCATCAGTCTAAAACTACTAAAGCaacttattttgctttttaacagaaaatgtttgatatAAATGTTACAGAACTAATGGTGCCCAGGAATAGCTAGTGAAAGCTGGGGCtattcaaaaatacaaacaatatatAGAGAAGATAAGGATTCATATGTAAAATGTCAATATGTAGCCAATACTGCATGCCTGCATGAAAGAACATCACAAAGAGCGGCCTGCAGTGGGCCAGAGTGTTGAATTAAGGTCAAAATGGAGATTTGAGCTGAATGACACAAGAAGAAGATTGTTCTGTTATCATGCACCCTAAATATCAGTGTGATGTCAAAGAGAAAGAGTCCACAAAGCTGGTTATAAGGAtggttttggagtggcctactcaaagtccagacctaaattagCCTGAGATGTTGCTGCATGACCTTATAAAGGTTGTTCATGCTCAAATCCCTTAAATGCAACTGATGTAAAACAATCCTGAAAATGGAAATTGGGCTAAAATTGCTCCACTGCGatgtaaaatatatgttaaaacaCTTATAGCACCATTTCTCAGTCTTAAATGGTTAAAGCTCGATGATCAGAAACCATGAGGAACTACTGTTTATAAGCTTGCAAGACCAAATTATGAGTCTTATTACCAGGTTGGTTCTTtggtattttgtgttttatttgttttgtttttttcattagtaGGTCAGACAAAAAGACAAGAATTCATGCTGTTATTCCTATGAAGTGGGAAGTGATTCATGAATTATCCTGGATCATGTGAGATGTGCACTTAAGGGACAGGTTACTGCTCCTCATATAGGACTTCGTCTATCAAGACATCACTGGAGCCCACAGGAACCTTTTGACAGAGCTGCTCTTTGAAAGCCAGGGCGATGGTGTAAGGCTTCCCTATAGGGTGTTCGCTGCAGCGTCTCAAATAAGTGTCGTAGAAGCCCTTTCCTCGCCCAAGACGTCCTCCGTTGAGGTCAAAGCCCAGGCCTGGCATCAACATGAGATCCAGCCCTCCTGAAGACAATGCTTCCTCTCTGCTTTTGCAGTCATCTGATGGCTGCCGGATATTCCAGGATGTCAGAGGCAACTTCTCCAAGTCCTGCAGACTGTTGATCTTCAGCATATCCATATGGGAGCTACTGCTCAGATATCTGGGTATGAAGCAGCTTTTGCCCCGCTTGAAGATGTCTCTGATTATTTCCTCAGTGCGCACTTCATCATCCAtattgagaaacactgcaacTCGCTGTGAGGAGATGTACTTGGGATGTTCCAACAGCTTGCGTGAAAGCACCAGGGACTGTCGCTGCTTCTCCTCGGCGCTAAGCGCAGCAAGCCGACCCTTCAGATCTTTCCTCAGGGCTTGTTTGGACGCTCTCAGCACAGCCATGCTCTCTATCAGGGACATGCGCTCAGGAAAATCCTCTGTCCTCATGTGCTGCGGGAGCTGATTTAGAGATCTACAGCTTGGTGTGCAATTcagcaagttaaatattaacAGGCACATGAACACCTAACGGGACAAGAGACTCTGGTCAAGAGTTCAACAACATGACCTTTTTCTTCCCATATCTCAGTGCCGAAGCAAAACAACCGGAAGTTGTGAAAACTGCGTCATGTAACGTCACATACCTTCCCGTTGCCTACTCGCGATATTTTAATAAGCTGATAATCTGCTAAAACTTAATATAATTACTCAATTACATACTTTCAAAGTCATTCACAGCCACTAGATAAAGGTATCGACAGAGTAAACTAAAAACGTccaataataattatttttacccAGAACAATGAGTGAATTGAAGGAAACAGCGCCACCTAGCGGCGCAGGACGCCAGGACTTCCCGTGGAGCAGCGAGAGAACGCGGTAAAACGAGGAGAGAGGGCAGCATGGCGTCCGACGACAATATGGCTAACGTTAACGGCCAGGAGGCTGCCTCCCTGAACGGAGAGCCGGTGGTGAAGCGGCCGAGGGAGAACGTCCAGCAGGACGTGTCGCTCCGCGCCCCGCGGGAGCCCCAGAACAAAGTGACCGTGGTGCTCGGAGCGCAGTGGGGCGACGAGGGGAAGGGAAAAGTTGTGGACTTGCTCGCTATGGATGCGGATATTGTATGCAGGTGCCAGGTATCAAACCACACCACCGTGTTAGCGCAACAGTTTTTACTTAACGGCGTCTATACGTTAGCCCAATGTCGTTTTTATATTTGAACTAACAGTTATATTTCCACTCGTGAGTGGAAGTCGgactgtttttgtgtgtgtgtgtgtgtctccttTACATATTCATGACCGGGTTTGACGTCATCACCTTCCCTGACCTCCCGGATGTGGAAGGGCTAGTTTCATGTTAGcagtcatttttgtttatttcttcctttttttttttgtcatagtcACGAGAACGACACGGTTAGAGAATGAAGCTCGTGACCTCCACACCGATAAGCAGAGCCACTGAATAATCCGTTATGTAAGGCATCGACCTTGCAGAAAGAAGCTGTCCCTGTTGCTCTGCACACTCTCAGCTTCAGAGACTATTACCCCAAATGTGATTCCCCTGCCTGTCGAGCAGCAGAGCTGCCACGGCCTTTTTGAGGCTTAATCAGAAAATGATATTACAGCTTGCTAACCTGATTTTGCAGGACTGTCTTGACTGAACGGCTGCATGTTTTGTGCTGTTTTGCAGGGAGGAAACAATGCAGGTCACACGGTGGTGGTGGATTCAGTGGAGTACGACTTCCACCTGCTGCCCAGCGGCGTGCTCAACAAGAAGGCCATCTCATTCATCGGTAGGCTTTTATTCGCTTTCAGGCCAGAAGATGGCGGGATGATAAAAGCATCAGTAACGAGGGCAGCATCCGAACTTCAGCGGGCCTCCTTTATCTTTTCCTCAGTGGCGCTTGAGGAAGAGATAAGAAAGCGCCGTAGTAAACAGAGGGCACTGAGCCATAGAGACAGTACAGGTTGGCAGAAAGCTGAACTGAACGATGACCCAGTTTACCTTGGGTGGAACTGATGAATGGACTCAACATACAAATGTT
This region of Xiphophorus hellerii strain 12219 chromosome 11, Xiphophorus_hellerii-4.1, whole genome shotgun sequence genomic DNA includes:
- the mthfs gene encoding 5-formyltetrahydrofolate cyclo-ligase: MCLLIFNLLNCTPSCRSLNQLPQHMRTEDFPERMSLIESMAVLRASKQALRKDLKGRLAALSAEEKQRQSLVLSRKLLEHPKYISSQRVAVFLNMDDEVRTEEIIRDIFKRGKSCFIPRYLSSSSHMDMLKINSLQDLEKLPLTSWNIRQPSDDCKSREEALSSGGLDLMLMPGLGFDLNGGRLGRGKGFYDTYLRRCSEHPIGKPYTIALAFKEQLCQKVPVGSSDVLIDEVLYEEQ